The following proteins are co-located in the Sphingomonas donggukensis genome:
- the secE gene encoding preprotein translocase subunit SecE, with product MAKPSPLEFLNQVKAETQKVVWPTRKETVMTGVMVVIMTTLLALFFFGVDTVFDAIVKGLLSLAE from the coding sequence GTGGCGAAGCCCAGCCCGCTCGAATTCCTGAACCAGGTGAAGGCCGAGACGCAGAAGGTCGTCTGGCCGACGCGCAAGGAAACCGTGATGACCGGCGTGATGGTCGTCATCATGACGACGTTGCTGGCGCTGTTCTTCTTCGGAGTCGACACCGTGTTCGACGCGATCGTCAAGGGGCTGCTGTCGCTCGCCGAATAG
- the nusG gene encoding transcription termination/antitermination protein NusG — MSRWYIIHAYSGFENKVRDQILADATRMGLDALVEAVEVPTEQVTEVRRGKKVQSERKFFPGYVLAKLNMNDDVYHLVKNTPKVTGFLGSMGKPQAISEAEAARILNTKEEAAAAPKQKIKVDFEIGDSVKVLDGPFATFNGIVEELDFDKAKVKVSVSIFGRATPVELDFEQVERSK, encoded by the coding sequence ATGTCGCGCTGGTACATCATCCACGCCTATTCGGGTTTCGAGAACAAGGTCCGCGACCAGATCCTGGCGGATGCCACCCGCATGGGCCTGGACGCGCTGGTCGAGGCGGTCGAGGTGCCGACCGAGCAGGTGACCGAGGTCCGCCGCGGCAAGAAGGTCCAGTCCGAGCGCAAGTTCTTCCCCGGCTATGTGCTGGCGAAGCTCAACATGAACGACGACGTCTATCACCTGGTGAAGAACACGCCGAAGGTGACCGGCTTCCTCGGCAGCATGGGCAAGCCGCAGGCGATCAGCGAGGCCGAGGCCGCGCGCATCCTGAACACCAAGGAAGAAGCCGCCGCCGCGCCCAAGCAGAAGATCAAGGTCGATTTCGAGATCGGCGATTCGGTCAAGGTGCTGGACGGCCCGTTCGCGACCTTCAACGGCATCGTCGAGGAACTCGATTTCGACAAGGCGAAGGTCAAGGTGTCGGTCAGCATCTTCGGCCGCGCCACCCCGGTCGAACTGGACTTCGAGCAAGTCGAGCGCAGCAAGTAA
- a CDS encoding VOC family protein — protein sequence MLFHTMVGSNDIERSKRFYDTVLATLGAGEGARNIADSGHTRLIYNNGNGTNFIVSQPINDEPASVANGSTVAFSCNSPEQVKQLHDTAVANGGTSIEAPPGPRNTASLGTVELAYFRDPDGNKLCGIHFPA from the coding sequence ATGCTTTTTCACACCATGGTCGGATCGAACGACATTGAACGGTCGAAGCGCTTCTACGACACGGTGCTCGCCACTTTGGGGGCAGGCGAAGGGGCGCGGAACATCGCCGACAGCGGCCATACACGGCTGATCTATAATAATGGCAACGGAACCAACTTCATCGTCAGCCAGCCGATTAACGACGAACCGGCAAGCGTAGCCAACGGCAGCACCGTCGCCTTTTCGTGCAACTCGCCTGAACAAGTGAAGCAGCTTCATGATACCGCGGTCGCCAACGGCGGCACCTCGATCGAAGCCCCGCCCGGCCCGCGTAATACGGCATCGCTGGGGACAGTCGAACTTGCCTATTTTCGCGACCCAGACGGCAACAAACTATGCGGAATTCATTTTCCTGCCTGA
- a CDS encoding GH92 family glycosyl hydrolase translates to MIPRFITQLTLTAFLAASPSLAQSTYDHVDPMIGTGGQGHTFPGAVAPFGMVQFSPDTDTGCVIRDCYAHAAGYRYEDPTIQGFSLTHFSGAGHSDLGDFLMMPVTGATVPLEPGDAAKPGSGYRSRFDHASEVARPGYYSVRLRDTGVTAQLTAGTRIGVARYAAADRTKPMHLVLDLRSSLYNYPGKILWSSVRLRPDGTVTGCRDTRGWAPNRKLCFAMRFSAPLTGHAFVSTEKDVTYKGFQGPGRGSDTLAERAGRALVARFDFGTLDRPLEVRTAISSVDEAGAVANLASEPGDFDAVLAKTTAAWRRALDVLKIEAPAPMRTSVATALYHSLLAPSVAGDADGRYRGADNQVHVARGYTFRSTFSLWDTFRAEHPLLTLVQPASTSSDIVRSLIASRADSPDGILPVWQFQGRETWTMIGYHAVPVIADAYLKGIRGFDADAALDAMVASATYAPYGGLGDYMKLGYVPIDREPEAASKTVEYAYDDWMIARMARAMGRRDVAATFEKRAGNWRNSFDPKTGFVRARKADGSFRTPFDPTAINYGSDYTEGNAWQYSWFVPQDQAALTTALGGDAATVAKLDAMFDFDTSKLDYSHAEDIAGLIGQYIHGNEPSHHVAYLYSHAGAPWRTQARLKQIVDSQYRATPDGLSGNDDLGQMSAWLVFTALGFYPVTPGSLEYVIGRPFVDRATLTLPNGKRLVIVADGLDGGHPYVGSVTLNGAPVTNAYLRHDQIMGGGELRFAMQAQPNRAWASGAGDRPYSMSVRR, encoded by the coding sequence ATGATCCCTCGCTTCATCACCCAGCTGACCCTGACGGCGTTCCTCGCGGCGTCGCCATCCCTGGCGCAGTCCACCTACGATCACGTCGATCCGATGATAGGCACCGGTGGGCAGGGGCATACCTTCCCCGGCGCCGTCGCGCCGTTCGGGATGGTGCAATTCTCGCCGGACACCGACACGGGCTGCGTCATCCGCGACTGTTACGCGCACGCCGCGGGGTATCGGTACGAGGATCCGACGATCCAGGGCTTCTCGCTGACCCATTTCTCGGGCGCGGGGCATTCCGATCTCGGCGACTTCCTGATGATGCCGGTGACCGGCGCCACCGTCCCGCTCGAGCCCGGTGACGCCGCGAAGCCCGGTTCCGGGTATCGCTCGCGGTTCGACCATGCGAGCGAGGTCGCGCGCCCCGGCTACTATTCGGTGCGGCTGCGCGACACGGGCGTCACCGCGCAGCTGACCGCGGGCACGCGCATCGGCGTCGCGCGCTATGCCGCAGCGGACCGGACGAAGCCGATGCACCTCGTACTCGACCTGCGCAGTTCGCTCTACAATTATCCGGGCAAGATCCTGTGGTCCTCGGTGCGGCTGCGTCCCGACGGCACCGTCACCGGGTGCCGCGACACGCGTGGCTGGGCGCCCAATCGTAAGCTGTGCTTCGCGATGCGCTTCTCGGCCCCGCTTACGGGGCACGCCTTCGTCTCCACCGAAAAGGACGTCACCTACAAGGGCTTCCAGGGCCCCGGCCGCGGCAGCGACACGCTGGCCGAGCGGGCGGGCCGCGCGCTGGTCGCGCGTTTCGACTTCGGCACGCTCGACCGGCCGCTCGAGGTCCGGACCGCAATCTCCTCGGTCGACGAGGCCGGCGCGGTCGCCAATCTGGCGAGCGAGCCGGGCGACTTCGACGCGGTGCTGGCAAAGACGACCGCCGCGTGGCGCCGCGCGCTCGACGTGCTGAAGATCGAGGCCCCGGCGCCGATGCGCACGTCGGTCGCGACGGCGCTCTACCACAGCCTGCTCGCGCCGTCGGTCGCGGGCGACGCCGACGGGCGCTACCGCGGCGCCGACAACCAGGTGCATGTCGCCCGGGGCTACACTTTCCGCTCGACCTTTTCGCTGTGGGACACGTTCCGCGCCGAGCATCCGCTGCTCACCCTCGTCCAGCCGGCGAGCACGTCGAGCGACATCGTCCGCTCGCTGATCGCCAGCCGCGCCGACAGCCCCGACGGCATCCTGCCGGTGTGGCAGTTCCAGGGGCGCGAGACGTGGACCATGATCGGCTATCACGCGGTTCCGGTGATCGCCGACGCCTATCTGAAGGGCATCCGCGGCTTCGACGCCGACGCCGCGCTCGACGCGATGGTCGCAAGCGCGACCTACGCTCCCTATGGCGGGCTCGGCGACTATATGAAGCTCGGCTATGTGCCGATCGACCGCGAGCCGGAAGCCGCGTCGAAGACCGTCGAATACGCCTATGACGACTGGATGATCGCGCGCATGGCCCGCGCGATGGGGCGGCGGGACGTCGCCGCGACGTTCGAGAAGCGGGCGGGCAACTGGCGCAACAGCTTCGACCCGAAGACCGGGTTCGTCCGCGCGCGCAAGGCGGACGGCAGCTTCCGCACCCCCTTCGATCCGACCGCGATCAACTACGGGTCCGATTATACCGAGGGCAATGCCTGGCAATACAGCTGGTTCGTGCCGCAGGATCAGGCGGCGCTGACCACGGCGCTGGGCGGCGACGCCGCTACGGTCGCGAAGCTCGACGCGATGTTCGATTTCGACACCTCGAAGCTCGACTACAGCCATGCCGAGGACATCGCCGGGTTGATCGGCCAGTATATCCACGGCAACGAACCCAGCCACCACGTCGCCTATCTCTACAGCCACGCCGGCGCGCCGTGGCGCACGCAGGCGCGGCTGAAGCAGATCGTCGACAGCCAGTATCGCGCGACGCCCGACGGCCTGTCGGGCAACGACGACCTGGGGCAGATGTCGGCGTGGCTCGTCTTCACCGCGCTCGGCTTCTACCCGGTGACGCCCGGCAGCCTGGAATATGTCATCGGCCGCCCCTTCGTCGACCGCGCGACCCTGACCCTGCCCAATGGCAAGCGGCTGGTGATCGTCGCGGACGGCTTGGATGGCGGTCATCCCTATGTCGGTTCGGTCACGCTGAACGGCGCGCCCGTGACGAATGCCTATCTGCGCCACGATCAGATCATGGGCGGCGGCGAGCTGCGGTTCGCGATGCAGGCTCAGCCGAACCGGGCCTGGGCGAGCGGGGCGGGGGATCGCCCGTATTCGATGAGTGTGCGGCGGTGA
- the rplK gene encoding 50S ribosomal protein L11 — protein sequence MAKKITGYIKLQVPAGAANPSPPIGPALGQRGVNIMEFCKAFNAQTGDVEKGTPLPTVITVYADRSFSFETKTAPATYLIKKAANLKSGSKEPGKISAGKIARSKLSEIAEMKMKDLNANDIEAATKIIEGSARAMGLEVVEG from the coding sequence ATGGCAAAGAAGATTACCGGCTATATCAAGCTGCAGGTGCCCGCCGGCGCTGCCAATCCGTCGCCGCCGATCGGCCCGGCGCTGGGTCAGCGCGGCGTCAACATCATGGAATTCTGCAAGGCGTTCAACGCGCAGACCGGCGACGTCGAGAAGGGCACGCCGCTGCCTACCGTCATCACCGTCTATGCCGACCGTTCGTTCTCGTTCGAGACGAAGACCGCGCCTGCGACCTACCTCATCAAGAAGGCCGCGAACCTGAAGTCGGGCTCGAAGGAGCCGGGCAAGATTTCGGCAGGCAAGATCGCGCGCTCGAAATTGAGCGAGATCGCCGAGATGAAGATGAAGGATCTGAACGCCAACGACATCGAGGCTGCGACCAAGATCATCGAAGGTTCCGCCCGCGCGATGGGCCTCGAAGTGGTGGAGGGCTGA